In Parasegetibacter sp. NRK P23, the genomic stretch GAATGGATACTCAAACAGCCGGTGGAAATATTTGTACTTGAACTGGGCGCCAACGATGGATTGCGCGGTATACCGCTGGATGAAACGGTGAGGAACCTTCAATCCATTATCGATAAGGTGAAAGCGGCATATCCCACAGCAAAGATTGTACTTGCGGGCATGCAGGTGCCGCCTAATATGGGAAAAGCCTACAGTGACCGCTTCCGTTCTTTGTATGGTGAACTGGCGGAAAAAAACAAGGCCGCGCTGGTGCCCTTCCTCCTCGAAGGCGTGGGCGGTATCCCGGAGCTCAACCAGGGCGATGGCATTCATCCCACCGCGGAAGGACATCTGATACTGGCGGAAAATGTATGGAAAGTGTTGAAGGAACTGCTTTAATCCGGCTTCATTCAGACTGCATGATGTTGCAACCATAACCAGGTGCCCGCAGCGAGTATTAATCCGGCCAATACGGTACGGAAAAAAACGCCTTTACTTATGTTGAAAAAACGACATGCGTTCCCGTTAAAAAGGAACAGCACCACCAGTGTTTTCACGATAGGGGGCAGCAGGAACGTTATATCCATCTCCGTTTGAAAAGGATAGTGCGGCGAATGTATTTTCGTTTGCGCGATGTTAACGGTAACAAAAAGTATGTTGTTGATGACCAGCAGCATCCAGCCCCACCAGCGGCGTTTGTACAACTGGTAATAAATAGCGGGTAGGTATAGCAGTGATATCCAATCAGCGATCAGCAGGTAATCTGTAGGGCATATTTCGCAGAAGGTATAATCGAAGGCTGATTTCATGGTACCACGCAGCAGCAGGAAATACTGAAGGCCCAGCAGAAACAGTAAGATGATTTTTCCGCGGAGTGCAGTGGGTGGCAACGCGTTGGGTTTCATGCGAAGGGTGGTTGCTTGGTTGAGGTGCGAAGGTAGGGAAAATTAACCTCCGA encodes the following:
- a CDS encoding arylesterase; translated protein: MLNLRWISFFMAVFLWVACGNNNVPDAKVSEKDSAGAAEVQLLGEVKHIVFFGNSLTAGYGLDPSQAFPALIQQRIDSLKLPYLAVNDGLSGETSAGGNTRVEWILKQPVEIFVLELGANDGLRGIPLDETVRNLQSIIDKVKAAYPTAKIVLAGMQVPPNMGKAYSDRFRSLYGELAEKNKAALVPFLLEGVGGIPELNQGDGIHPTAEGHLILAENVWKVLKELL